From Daucus carota subsp. sativus chromosome 6, DH1 v3.0, whole genome shotgun sequence:
GGTCCAGCCAAGAAGTTAATTTGAAAAAATGTGAGAGTAAAGACCAAAAGATGGATATGTTATTAGAATCGTCAATATATTATAATCTCagtttaaaattgtgattttgCCAAACACGATTTCGAAAATGAACCACCAGGCACAATTTTACGTGTGCTCCGAAGACTTTAGCTGTTTTAGTTGGATGTTAATTTGGTAAAATCTTGAGACTgtgttatatattttgattgctAATTATTTGTGAACTGTGATGATAGTAATGTACTAATGTTATCAGTATAGTATATATTTCCTTGCTCTCTAACTTTTTAAAGCCAGGTCGATTCGTTTAAGAGGactatcttaaaaaaaatttgtgatAGTTTTTTTTTGAGTACTTCGCAGACAATGTGGAATCATATATATACTTCTGTCTGTTATGACTGGTAGTATTGTATTATTGTTTTTGCTTACTGATCTGGTTCTCATTTGTGAAACattatagttttaaatatttaaaatgcaACTGATATTGACGTTAAACCTGTTTACCTTAGTGATGGAACTCTTCCCCAAAAGCTGAGCGTGAGCGCCACAGAGCATCTGATTACTGAAATCTTATGTCGTCTTCCAGTTAAGAACCTGCTGCGTTTTAGATGTGTATCTAAACCATGGTGTTCGCTTATTGATAGCCCACGTTTTGTCAAAGCACATCTGAAAAGATCCATTGAATGCAAAGCCAAACCTGGGATCATTATTAAAAGTTTCGTTTCTTACTCGGTGGACTATGATTCCCTAGGTCGTTCCACTACTGCTATTGAAATTGATGAACCATTAAAGACTTATCTCCATGCTACTGGGGATGTGGGTTCATGCAACGGCTTACACTGCTTGTATAATCTACAGACTGACCTTTTCTTATGGAACCCGGCGATGAGAAAGTGCAGGAAGTTACCTTCTGCACCAGCTGATTTTCTTCGTCCTTTTGAGTTTGACAAGTCTTCCCTCTGTGGCTTTGGTTATGATGCTGCGAATGATGATTACAAGGTTCTGAGAATTGTCCAGCCTGACGGTCATGACTTGTGTGGCTCTAAGGCCTCAATTTATAgccttaaaactaactcatggagacgacttaaaaatatttctggtcATTTCCAATTTTGGGGAGCATGGGGTATATTTATAGGTGGAGCTCTGCACTGGATTACAGTTACGCCTCTGGGCTCCCCATCAATTCTTGCTTTTGATCTTGGGGTTGAAAACTATAGGGAGGTTCCGATGCCTAGACTTCAGAACAACTATTGTAAAAACATGAATATAGTTGTCTTTGAAGAATCCCTTTGCATGCTTGAGTATCACCCTTTTATTCGGATAGATGTCTGGGTGATGAAGGAATATGGGGTGGGGAATTCTTGGTGCAAGCTATTTTCGGTGGAACAGCCAAAAGTAACCAGATGCTGTATGTCTATTACGCCTATCTTTTATTCAAAGAACCGTAAGGATGTTCTTTTAGAAGTGGATAGCAAGAAGTTGATGTGGTATAACCTTAAAAAGAAGAGAGCCAGGACTGTTAAGATTTCTAATCTCCCGGAAATTTTTGATTTGGAAGTCTACACTGAGAGTCTTGTTTCACCTGACTATAATATTAGTTGTGGCGGGCCGCAGGTGCCGAGCCAACCAcaagagaagaaaaaaaagcaGCAACAGAGGAATGAGAGGTAAGTGATCTCCTATTTCTGTCACGTATCAAGACGTTGATTGATTAGTATTCATATAATCGATTTTGATTAATACTTTGATTCAATCACATGAGTAACCTAGAAGGATTATGTTAGCAAATTTTGGATTGTTGCTTTTTGTAGGGACGAATTCCTTTCAAAGGGATTCAAATTAGTCTTATGAGACGCTGGCTATTAGCAATAACAGGAGATTAAGGTAACTTAACTTTCTTTCTGcaatggtgtgtgtgtgtgtaaagtgtgttaaaaaaatgtttaagGTTGATTCTATGGTTTTTGCACAGAGGAGACAATGTGGTGGAAAGAAGATTGGAATCTCTCGTCTAAATTTCAATGTTTTCCGATGAACTAATATGCATATGTAATTATCTTCTCCCAGTGAACTCTATTTTCTTTGGATATGTTGGCACTTGGTAGTTAATGCTTATGCATAGTACTGGTTTTGTTGGTTTAAATGCCAAATGTTGGTCTACAATACTTGTTTTGTTGGTTTAATTTATGTTTTGCTATGTTAATATGTGGAGATTATCTGGTTCTATTAAGGTCTTCTGTTCAAGTGTTCTGGTTTAATATATGTTTTGCTATATCAGTACTGGACAGTATAAAATTTAGCATTACAAGTGAATGATACTTCTCTGGATCCCCACAACACGATTTCTTCAACATATTGCATTGATTCTGGCAGTTCCTTGTAATCCTTAGTAAAAGGATTGTAAATATACTCAACATCCTTGTACAAGGAATCTCATACAGAGTTATCCATTTAAAGAACCTACAAACTGAACTCTGGCATTGAAGCGGTACATTAACAAAGACTACACAAAGCTCGTTTCGAATAGAAAAACCAAAATATGCAATTTAACTGTATAATTGTGCAAAAGCTCGCGTATCGATTTGCACGTATTACTTCACTTAGATGGCATACGAAGGagttctttcaaaaaaaaaaaatgatagcaTGCGAAAGAGAAAGACAACTAAATCCCTCGGATAAAATATTATCTGCCATTCCTTGAACCAGAAGAATAACATACTATACAGTATACACTATTAATCAAGTTTTATCTGAACTTATTTGAAttgaataatttttgaaatgagTCTAGGCCAGCTGAGTTTTATAACCCAGCCGATGATGATGTTCAAGATTGACTCATTAATAAACAACCTGAATCCAAGTCAAACATTAATTTGTTCatgaattatatttgttttttaaataaagttattcaaaatttaatatttataattttttttttaacgtcaatatttttttttctaagtgAAAaactatatgataatatattgaaatttcATACATTATTGAAAAATCTATTATGTTAGCAGTTtgagatttaatttttataatatttatttatatcatgATGTAGTACGACTGTACGAGTAAGAAAGCTTCGAATGTTGTAGACGAgagaaattttaatattaaatttcttaaaaataattttacgaataacaaaaaaatatattatcaaattgaaaaatataaccCCAGTCTCCACAAACAGTTACTTCCTTTGTGCCCGGAGGatagtttttaatttaaaatttaaaaccccATACGTTACGCTTACGCCGCGGTAAGATGATGAAAAGAACTGAATAACGGTACGATAGGGTTTGTTTTGCAGGATATATAAGCAAACTTATAGTGTAAGTCTGTGACTGTGCGAGATCATAAACTCAAAGAGTAACAAACAAGGATGATGTCGAAGCTTGTTTTTTGTCATTCCGACGCCAATACGTCGTCGTCTGCTACCCGGTTCtactttcatttattttttactttcgTTGATGTTGTTTTTGTTGAATATTTCGATATTATGGATTTTTTGCTGGTTGATCTTGATTTATGAGGTGTGTAGTACGTTATACGAGTCTCCAAATATTATGACATATATGTTTGTTGCGGATCTGGAGCGCAtaataattataagaaaaattaaCGGTACCGTCTACTTGTTTCGTATGTTATGTTTGTTGCAGATCTGTAGtgaagaaaaatattaatatgtgatgtaATATATCATATGTTTGTCTCGgatctgaagaaaaaattaacaatatTCAGAAGTCGCATTTATTTCGATATGTCATATGCTATAATATATTGACTAGCGGTAGATAAGCGAATCCGTGTAAATTAGATTTTTTGTTATCAATCCCACGTCTTATGTCATACGTTTGTTGTGCATCTATCATGAAtatgattaataatattaatatgtgttaCGGAATCTCATATGTTTGTTTCGGATTTGGGCTAATGATAATACGTGGTACGAAAAGTCATATGAGTACATAATATGATTATAGAGTACTACATTGATGGTTGTTGACTTGTTGTGGTTTGTACATGGTTTTGCCCTTCATATTTATTGGAAATAAGTTGCTATAGTTTGTAAAGTCCAAAAGATGGATATGTTATTAGAATCGTCAATATATTATAATCTCAGTTTAGAATTGTGATTTTGCCAAACACGATTTCAAAAATGAACAACCAGGCACAATTTTATGTGTGCTCGGAAGACTTTAGCTGTTTTAGTTGGatgttaattttgtaaaatcttgagactatgttatatatttatttgctaATTATTTGTGAACTGTGATGATAGTAATGTACTAATGTTATCAGTATAGTATATGTTTCCTTGCTCTTTAACTTTTTAAAGCCAGGTTGATTCGTTCAAGAGGACTATCTTTAAGGATTTTTGTGATAGTTAGCTTTTTTTGAGTACCTCACAGACAATGTCGAATCATATATATACTTCTGTCGGTTGTGACTGGTAGTATTGTATTATTGTTTTCGCTTACTGATCTGGTTCTCATTTGTGAAACattatagtattaaaaatttaaaatgcaaCTGACATTGATGTTAAAACTGTTTAATTTAGTGATGGACCTCATCCGCAAAAGCTGAGCGTAAGCGACACAGAGCATCTGATTACTGAAATCTTATGTCGTCTTCCGGTTAAGAATCTTCTGCGTTTTAGATGTGTATCTAAACCTTGGTGTTCGCTTATTGATAGCCCACGTTTTGTCAAAGCACATCTGAAGAGATCCATTGAATGCAAAGCTAAACCTGGGATCATTATTAATAGTTTCGTTTCTTACTCGGTGGACTATGATTCCCTAGGTCATGCCACTACTGCTATAGAAATTGATGAACCATTAAAGACTTATCTCCATGCTACTGGGGATGTGGGTTCATGCAACGGCTTACACTGCTTGTATAATATACAAACTGACCTTTTCTTATGGAACCCGGCAATGAGAAAGTGCAGGAAGTTACCTTCTGCACCAGCTGATTTTCTTCGTCCTTTTGAGTTTGACAAGTCTTCCCTCTGTGGCTTTGGTTACGATGCTGCGAATGATGATTACAAGGTTCTGAGAATTGTCCAGCCTGACGGTCATGACTTGTGTGGCTCTAAGGCCACAATGTATAGCCTTAAAGCTAACTCATGGAGACGACTTCAAAATATTTCTGGTTATTTCCAATTTTGGGGAGCATGGGGTATATTTATAGGTGGAGCTCTGCATTGGATTACAGTTACGCCTCTGGGCTCCCCATCAATTCTTGCTTTTGATCTTGGGGTTGAAAACTATAGGGAGGTTCTGATGCCTAGACTTCAGAACAACTATTGTGAAAACTTGAATATGGTTATCTTTGCAGATTCACTTTGCATGCTTGAGTATCACCCTCTTATTCGGATAGATGTCTGGGTGATGAAGGAGTATGGGGTGGGGAATTCTTGGTGCAAGCTATTTTCAGTGGAACAGCCAAAAGTAACCAGATGCTGTATGTCTATCACGCCTATCTTTTATTCAAAGAACCGTAAGGATGTTCTTTTAGAAGTGGATAGCAAGAAGTTGATGTGGTATAACCTTAAAAAGAAGAGAGCCAGAACTGTTAAGATTACTAATCTGCCGGAAATTTTTGATTTGGAAGTCTACACTGAGAGTCTTGTTTCACCTGACTATAATATTAGTTGCGGCGGGACACAGGTGCTGAGCCGACCACAAGAGAAGAAAAAACAGCAGCAGCAGAGGAATAAGAGGTAAGCGTTCTCCCATTTTTATCACATATCAAGATGTTAAATGATTAGTTCTCATATAATCGAGTTTCACTAATTCGTTTATTTGCTTATGTTATGTTTTTTTTGCTTTCCTTACTAATTTGTTTTCTTAAATTGTGATTAATGATTAATGATGATATTAAAATGTATATGACGTTTCATGTTCAACTTAGGGATGGACCTCAATCACAAAGGCTGAATGTGACTCCCTACCTGACGGAATTTCTGGTTTCTGAAATCTTATCTCGTCTTCCAGTAAAGACCCTGTTGCAATATAGATGTGTATCTAAACCCTGGTGCTCTCTTATTGATAGTCCACGCTTTGTCAAGACCCATCTTAAGCGATCTATTGAACACAACACCAATACTGGTCTTATAATTAGAGGTGACAATTTCCAcctggtggattttgattgtcTTGAACAAGCCACTCCCGTTGAAATTGACGATCCGTTGAGGATACGTCTCTATGGTTGTTCAATCGTGAGTAATATCGATGGATTACATTGTTTGTATAATCCAAAACCAGACATATTCATATGGAACCCGGCAACCAGAAAGTGCAGACACTTGCCTGATGCACCAGCTGATTTTAATCGTCCTTTCGGCTTTGGTGGGACTTCCCTTTGTGGTTTTGGGTATGATGCTGTTAATGATGACTACAAGGTTATGAGAATTCGGACCGATGATCATGGTTTGGCTGGCTCTAAGGTCATTGTTTATGGACTAAAAACTCACTCATGGAAACGCCTTAAAAACATTCCTTATCAGTTCCAGCATTTTGGAGTATGGGGTATGTTTATGGGTGGAGCTCTGCACTGGATTACAATTAAGAGTGGGGGATGCCCATCAATTCTTGCTGTCGATCTTGGGGTTGAAAATCAGAGGGAGATTCCATTGCCTAGACTTCAGACTAAGAATGTGAATCAACTAAGTATAATTACATTCGAAAAATCCCTTTGCATACTTGAATACTTGTTTGGTGTTCGTCTAAATGTATGGGTTATGAAAGATTACGGGGTGGGAAATTCTTGGTGCAAGTTATTCTCGGTGGACCAACCAAAAGTAATTAGATCTTTCGTGTCCATTACACCTCTTGCTTTTTCAAAGAGTCGTAAGGATGTTCTGCTAGAAGTAGACAATAAGAAAGTGATGTGGTACGACcttaaaaagaagaaagttaAGACTGCTAAGATTGCTAATTTACCAAGTATATTTGATTTGGAAGTCTACACTCAGAGTCTTGTTCCGCTCGACTATAATATGACTTCTGATGAGAAGCAACTGCAGAAGCAACCAAAGGAGAAAAAAATACAGCAGCAAGTGCAAAAGAGGGATGTGAGGTAAGCAAATGCCTTATGCGTCTTATCTAGTCTTTTAACCATCTTTATTCTCATTTGCAAATTAGTTGTGGGATCTTTATCTTTATTGCATGACCAGCCGGAAGTATTATAATGCTTGCTGAAATTTTCATGTTGCTGTTTGCAGGGACAAATTTCTTTCAACGGGATTCAAGTTGGTATTATGAGCTGTTAGCGATTCGGGAGTTAAGAATAAAGATGGTACTATAGTTCCTTTTTTGTCCTGTGTTTTCCTTTTTAGCCGAAGTGacaattatatttcattacTTGTGATTGCATTTAAGTTCTGTAAAATTGTTACAGGTGAAGGTTTATAATTTGAAGGGTTTTACATGGGGGAGAGCAAAGCCAATATGCCAGAAAGAAGATTGCTGTTGGAATTGCTTGTCGTGGATTACAAATGTTTTTGATGATCTAGCCTGCATGTATAATATCTTCACCCGATAATTTAACTGCTTTTCTTTTGCAGTCTACGGAACTCGTGTTGCTGGTTGAGACTTTAAGATTTTAATGTATTGAAATGTTGGGATTTATTTGGCAGTATATTAAGGTTGATTTTCAAGTgtctttttgttaaaatttctgCTTTTGATTGTTTTTGCTTTTACTGTGAAGTGAAGATTATTTGTGGGTTCTTAATTGTTCTGATTTTTCTATGAAAATATTcatgttaaaaaatttgaaaccaTAGACTGTTGAGTTTAACAGATCAACAATGGGGGCACGAGTGTTCATATTTCCCCTACTAATTGACATTTATGATCATCTCTCTCACCGCAATGATCTAAGTTTATGGTTTCAGACTTTCAGCCATGATAGGCATTTATCAAGTTTGCCCTTGACAATAGACATAGTGGGCGTTTGGGAACATAacttctgggcttaaaagcccagaagtctgcttcttcttttttcactCCCGTTTGGCAAATCAAATGAAGCGCTTATATTAACGGAAAGAAGCTCAATAAATAAGCTAGAAAACATAACTTCTTTTGGAGACttggcttctgctttttttttctCTGTGACCCACCCCATGTCCAGTGATGCAAGGATCAATTGATATGTTCCGACTTCCGCGTAATATTTTTTTCTCCATTCAGcacataatattttgatatgattTCCTTGCATTTTGTACCATCTCTCATGTGTTGTTGCAAATGAAaagaatattttcatttttgctTACATTCGTTGTTCTGTGATTCAATGTTATGATAAAGTttgatatttgtaaaatatttcatgtattatcaataaaagatcttttattattattatttatattttaaaagaggcaaattattatattataaaattataaaattccaaaactatatcaacttataagttaagttatccaaacacctaaaaaacttataagttacagtatccaaacacttacagtagcttataagttcaaaccaaattctcaattttaatccacttctttattttaagcaacaagtcactttttttaagctcagccaaacgccCCCATAGTGCCTGCAATTTAGACTTCAAATTACATGTATGTCAGATGTTGCCGCAGTAGTTCAGGTAGGTGGTATTTAGCCGCTTCTGGgcagaatttttaaattaattttaaacttataaATCAATACGAGAAGttgagaattttattttattttattttttatttatttatttttatttttgaaatttgagttTACAACCATATACAGTATCATTCTGAaggataatttattatatttttaattttatactaATTTATAAACATCAAGTTAATTATcacaaacacataaaataaactactttcatttataaataactccatttataagtattaatttttttaaaaaaataagtcaaaacagcttctataatttttttagattttaagtatgtttgatttttgttattattatttcttcaTAACtttcttattaataaaataaataatttatattgttaaaatacatatagagtttttattgtattttatagtctaaaatttataatgaatATATCATGTTTGTAATTTatcaaacatttaaaatttgaatgtcgtataatcataatttatattaaaatgaattgttataattattataaaatcgaAACATACtcaaactaattaaaataataaatatttgagaaaagaaaaagggatctttttaaaaatacccatctgtaaaattatttttttaaaaatactaccatctttttcattgtttttaaaaataccttttcataaattttttttttcaaaaatacgatttgcaacttttgcaacctcatttgcaaccttgggcggcgcagccgtaaaagttgcaaatgaggttgcaaaagttgcaaataaaaatggaaagttgcaactagttcaactgaaaactataagttgcaaatgaggtcgcaaaagttgcaaatgaggttgcaactgcagttgcaacttttgcaactgcagttgcaacttcatttgcaacctagttgcaactaaatgcaactgaaaactatatatagttgtaaatgaggttgcaaaagttgcaaatgatgcaaatgaggttgcaactgcagttgcaacttttgcaacctcagttgcaactaaatgcaactgaaaactgtaagtaacaacagatgtatggtgtgcccctggcggggccattagattacaatagaatcaactgaatgcaaccatatgcaactgaatacaaccatatgcaaccatatatgcaattacaaatcctgatttcaagttccagttttcaaatgttattttcgacctcattttcgggatcgatatatatatatatatataaatgaggtcgaaaatgacattttaaAACTGGAACTTAAAatcaggttgcaacacggctggcgccgcctgtagttgcaaatgaggttgcaaaagttgcaaacagtatttttgaattttttttttatgaaaatgtatttttaaaatagtatttttgaaaacaataaaagaaaaggtaggtagttttgtagatttcccaaaGAAGAATACatgaataatttagaaaaactaaaatatatataaataaaagctTTCAGACAATAATTTATGGTGTACCAacagaaaatctaaaaaaacacaaaacataAGAAGACAGGCCACAAGGAATCCGAGAAAATTTAGAGCGACAAAATCTGGGGAGAGAATAGGAAGATCTGAGTGATATTTGATGGAGTATACTAGTGTGAAACAGCgatgaaaaaaaaatgatttttatttttaattcttgatTTCTTGAGTCATTCACTAGTTTCTTCTTATCTCTTACCCTAAATTTCAGGGAAAGATTGATCTTTTATTACATAGACTTGATTTTCTTGACTGTTTCTTCTCATCTCTGACCCTGGGGAGTAGAAAAGGAATGATCTCTATTACCATATATTCTTCAGTTTAATCTTATTGATTCATTCAAGTCacagagagggggggagagagattcTTAATTCATTCATCAAGTGAGAAAGAGAGAGGGGAGAGATTCTTGGCTTCATTCGTcaggggagggagagagagggagagagagatgtcTTCATCAACACCAAATCCATCAGGGGATGTGAAGAACCCAATGCCTGCAAAGGCCAACTTTTGGGTACTTCCATATAGGACCCAAATGCTTCAAAAGCTGTACACTATTGGGAAAAAATTAGGGCAAGGTCAATTTGGGACAACCCATCTTTGTACTGAGAAAGCTACTGGCACCCTttatgcttgcaagacaatccctAAGAAAAAGTTGATTTGTAAAGAGGATTATGAAGATGTTTGGAGAGAGATTCAAATAATGCATCATTTATCTGAACATCCAAACGTGGTCTTAATTAAAGGCACTTATGAAGATCCACTTTTTGTTCACATAGTTATGGAGTTGTGTGCTGGTGGTGAGCTTTTCGATAGGATTGTGATGAAGGGTCAGTATAGTGAGAGGGAAGCTGCTAAGCTTTTGAAAACTATTGTTGGGGTTGTCGAAGCTTGTCATTCTTTAGGGGTTATGCATAGAGATTTGAAGCCGGAAAATTTCTTGTTTTTGAGTACTGATGAGGATGCTGCCCTAAAAGCGACTGATTTTGGCTTGTCTGTTTTCTATAAGCCAGGTTAGGAAATTGGGTACCTCATACATATGATGTAGTAGCTAGACTGTGATgtggtatttttatttttaactggCTTGATgtattaaagatatatatatattttgacctatttgtaaatatttcacctttttcaattttattgtaATCTTGTCAATTCAAATTCATgttgttgtttgttaattctggCTTTTTCATAAGCTGGATGATGGCAGCTGCATTTGCTTCATATGTTTTGTGGTTTTGCTTGAACCTACCTTGGATCTATTATTCATCTCTTATTAACCTATGACTTAGAAGTTCACGATTAATTTGACTTGGTTTTTCGAATAATGTGGGGTATTCCTCAACTTTCTACTGCAGTCAAACTAACTTGTTAATTATTGTCTTGCAAATAGGTAGTAATATTTCATCATCTTAACTGATGCATATTGCTTGAGAGGATATTGGTCCTTTTGTGATGCAGATATCTGTCCAAGGACTGAATTTGACGTTTTTTGTACTCATCAGGCTGGCACTCAGTTATTAATCTGTTGTATTTTCAAATAAGTAAAAATCTGTGCAGTTCTATTATTCGATTCATTTTTGGGTCGAATTGTTTAACATGGATTTTATATCTGGAAGTAGTTGTATTTTTCTACCTTTTTCTTGTCATGCCTGGTTTTTTGTTTGTCACAGCCATATGTTGTTTAAGATTACAATGGCCATATGTTGTTTTAGATTTACAATCGCCATATGTTGTTTTAGATTACAATGGCCATATGTTGTTTTAGATTACAATGGCCATAATATTGTTTTAGAGTACAATGGGCTCTAAGTAATTGTGTTAGACTACAAACACGCATGAATGTGTGTCATCAGAGAGCTTCAACTGATATTCATCTTATCAACCCCCCTTTAACTACATGTTTTTAGAGACATATTACTATTGCTATCCATCATTGATTTTATTGAAGCTTAAATGCATGAAAATAAGCTGAATGAGTGAATACTGAATACTATTATTTTGAGATTCTCCTTACTTATTGAATTCGAATTCAAGTCGTGTAAATCTTATTCGACTACAAACTATAAGTAA
This genomic window contains:
- the LOC108226584 gene encoding F-box protein CPR1-like — its product is MSKLISCHSDPNTSSSSSSDGTLPQKLSVSATEHLITEILCRLPVKNLLRFRCVSKPWCSLIDSPRFVKAHLKRSIECKAKPGIIIKSFVSYSVDYDSLGRSTTAIEIDEPLKTYLHATGDVGSCNGLHCLYNLQTDLFLWNPAMRKCRKLPSAPADFLRPFEFDKSSLCGFGYDAANDDYKVLRIVQPDGHDLCGSKASIYSLKTNSWRRLKNISGHFQFWGAWGIFIGGALHWITVTPLGSPSILAFDLGVENYREVPMPRLQNNYCKNMNIVVFEESLCMLEYHPFIRIDVWVMKEYGVGNSWCKLFSVEQPKVTRCCMSITPIFYSKNRKDVLLEVDSKKLMWYNLKKKRARTVKISNLPEIFDLEVYTESLVSPDYNISCGGPQVPSQPQEKKKKQQQRNERDEFLSKGFKLVL
- the LOC108225591 gene encoding uncharacterized protein LOC108225591; translation: MMSKLVFCHSDANTSSSATRDGPHPQKLSVSDTEHLITEILCRLPVKNLLRFRCVSKPWCSLIDSPRFVKAHLKRSIECKAKPGIIINSFVSYSVDYDSLGHATTAIEIDEPLKTYLHATGDVGSCNGLHCLYNIQTDLFLWNPAMRKCRKLPSAPADFLRPFEFDKSSLCGFGYDAANDDYKVLRIVQPDGHDLCGSKATMYSLKANSWRRLQNISGYFQFWGAWGIFIGGALHWITVTPLGSPSILAFDLGVENYREVLMPRLQNNYCENLNMVIFADSLCMLEYHPLIRIDVWVMKEYGVGNSWCKLFSVEQPKVTRCCMSITPIFYSKNRKDVLLEVDSKKLMWYNLKKKRARTVKITNLPEIFDLEVYTESLVSPDYNISCGGTQVLSRPQEKKKQQQQRNKRDGPQSQRLNVTPYLTEFLVSEILSRLPVKTLLQYRCVSKPWCSLIDSPRFVKTHLKRSIEHNTNTGLIIRGDNFHLVDFDCLEQATPVEIDDPLRIRLYGCSIVSNIDGLHCLYNPKPDIFIWNPATRKCRHLPDAPADFNRPFGFGGTSLCGFGYDAVNDDYKVMRIRTDDHGLAGSKVIVYGLKTHSWKRLKNIPYQFQHFGVWGMFMGGALHWITIKSGGCPSILAVDLGVENQREIPLPRLQTKNVNQLSIITFEKSLCILEYLFGVRLNVWVMKDYGVGNSWCKLFSVDQPKVIRSFVSITPLAFSKSRKDVLLEVDNKKVMWYDLKKKKVKTAKIANLPSIFDLEVYTQSLVPLDYNMTSDEKQLQKQPKEKKIQQQVQKRDVRDKFLSTGFKLVL